The following proteins come from a genomic window of Aspergillus luchuensis IFO 4308 DNA, chromosome 3, nearly complete sequence:
- a CDS encoding ribokinase family protein (COG:G;~EggNog:ENOG410PK8Q;~InterPro:IPR029056,IPR011611,IPR034094;~PFAM:PF00294), giving the protein MLEGHGSSEHSRDNVDFCTMGMFILDDIDFDGSRPNVKNVLGGAASFAVVGARLVTGREHSQAVSWIVDVGSDFPPDVLDLLKSWDTNCVFREDQSRLTTRAWNGYGPNEKRDFKYLTPKLRLEPEMLSDAQVFSKTFHMVCSSSRCISIVQTILRRREELQRAGKAPPVEHAAKRPIFVWEPVPDLCTPEEQERFLAANQVVDVVSPNELELGMMFGQPGWSEDTDYGKSIVKKILESGIGPDGNGHLVIRAGKDGSYSYSRSQRVWLPAYHQPSASGASAVVDPTGAGNSFLGALTQGMVSAGRKPANLVDSVLAGSTAWQEAVQAAAQHSQVLTALIFATVAASFVVEQIGVPRMSTSSDGKELWNETEFTERVRLYTQRLYRTLEESPQKHFQIN; this is encoded by the exons ACGATATAGACTTCGATGGATCAAGACCCAATGTAAAAAATGTCCTAGGAGGCGCAGCATCATTTGCCGTCGTTGGTGCCCGCTTGGTGACCGGAAGAGAACATTCGCAGGCTGTGAGCTGGATTGTGGATGTTGGCTCCGACTTCCCTCCAGATGTTCTCGATCTGCTCAAGTCGTGGGATACAAACTGTGTATTCCGGGAGGACCAAAGTCGCTTGACAACCAGGGCCTGGAATGGTTATGGTCCGAATGAGAAGCGAG ACTTCAAATACCTGACCCCAAAGTTGCGCCTGGAACCAGAAATGCTGTCTGATGCTCAGGTGTTCTCCAAGACCTTCCACATGgtctgctcctcctcgcgTTGTATTTCAATTGTACAAACAATTTTGCGCAGACGGGAGGAGCTACAGCGAGCAGGCAAAGCTCCCCCAGTGGAGCACGCTGCGAAAAGACCTATTTTCGTTTGGGAACCTGTGCCGGATCTATGCACAccagaagagcaagagcgGTTCCTTGCGGCAAACCAAGTTGTAGATGTTGTGAGCCCCAACGAACTGGAACTCGGAATGATGTTTGGTCAGCCTGGTTGGAGCGAGGACACCGACTATGGGAAGAGCATCgtcaagaagatccttgAGTCAGGTATTGGTCCTGATGGGAACGGGCATTTGGTTATCAGAGCCGGTAAAGACGGCAGCTACTCTTACTCTAGATCCCAGAGGGTCTGGCTGCCCGCCTACCATCAGCCCAGTGCTTCAGGGGCGTCGGCGGTAGTTGACCCCACTGGCGCAGGCAATTCTTTTCTGGGTGCCCTGACACAGGGCATGGTGAGTGCAGGCAGAAAACCAGCCAATCTTGTCGACTCGGTCCTCGCAGGATCTACAGCATGGCAGGAAGCAGTGCAAGCTGCTGCACAGCATAGCCAGGTCTTGACGGCCTTGATTTTTGCTACTGTGGCGGCCAGCTTCGTGGTGGAGCAGATTGGAGTGCCTCGCATGTCTACATCCAGTGATGGAAAGGAGCTTTGGAACGAGACTGAGTTCACGGAACGGGTCCGTCTGTACACACAGCGCTTGTATCGAACATTGGAAGAGTCTCCTCAGAAGCACTTTCAGATCAACTGA
- a CDS encoding uncharacterized protein (COG:S;~EggNog:ENOG410PQUN;~TransMembrane:1 (o29-48i)), which produces MGGGGKIPYPKEVWSPAGGWYAQPANWRVNTAIIGAAVLGVVAVTWSISADREHRDKMPEPGRFFPSRYWSREIREHEKQLAAQNRS; this is translated from the exons ATGGGTGGAGGCGGCAAGATCCC GTATCCCAAGGAAGTCTGGTCTCCCGCGGGTGGCTGGTACGCTCAGCCCGCAAACTGGAGGGTCAACACGGCCATCATTGGCGCCGCTGTCCTTGGAGTTGTCGCTGTGACCTGGAGCATCAGTGCCGACCGTGAGCACCGTGACAAGATGCCCGAACCCGGCAGATTCTTCCCCAGTCGCTA CTGGAGCCGGGAAATCAGAGAACACGAAAAGCAGCTGGCCGCCCAGAACCGGTCATAG